A stretch of the Balearica regulorum gibbericeps isolate bBalReg1 chromosome 15, bBalReg1.pri, whole genome shotgun sequence genome encodes the following:
- the PSMG3 gene encoding proteasome assembly chaperone 3: MEASPIVTSKQREEVVHGVPTEVVCTAFSNSVLVVVTQYGKMGTIVYVDPNTIGDNVGRPSLTTKVLLGKDEPLVHVCAKNLVAFVSREAGNKPVVLAMALKDKTMEGIQALREVIRSCQVW, translated from the exons ATGGAAGCAAGTCCCATCGTGACGTCCAAGCAGCGAGAGGAGGTGGTACACGGGGTCCCGACGGAGGTGGTGTGCACGGCGTTCTCCAACTCCGTGCTCGTGGTAGTCACGCAGTACGGCAAGATGGGGACGATCGTCTACGTGGACCCCAACACAATCGGCGACAACGTGGGCAGGCCCTCGCTCACCACAAAGGTGCTACTGGGCAAGGATGAG CCCCTCGTCCACGTTTGTGCCAAAAACCTGGTGGCGTTCGTGTCTCGGGAAGCTGGGAACAAACCCGTTGTTCTCGCCATGGCTTTAAAGGACAAGACCATGGAAGGAATACAAGCTCTACGGGAAGTGATCCGAAGTTGCCAAGTGTGGTGA